The Humulus lupulus chromosome 3, drHumLupu1.1, whole genome shotgun sequence genome window below encodes:
- the LOC133822606 gene encoding uncharacterized protein LOC133822606 — MSRPSIRPRPLDIHKKLPIVKSVKDLEDDDTPTSSSTRNSQLFRYASFDSANDVHPSPAAVAAAKRIAASEIPTPQFVIVDTYERDYSRTFFQPNSYLRARGARAELGEFVEYDIDNEDEDWLEEFNRDRKILAPDKFECLLFKLEVLDHKARERAGVITPTLGSPIPILLQQDTAMEALQAQAPSIRYAVLQSVYNYWKEKRERWQKPVLRRLQPPPPVNDTNPYNVFRPREKAHRLHTRRMQRRENNVQSFEKLRQVRRNLDQAKTLLEALIKREEKKREAMEAEVSLQRIQMKYKHETELMDDSLTLPGFPPSANKFSLGEEDFLDSDDIVNSRTGIRPSAMHNQPLADSNMVLIPTGHIKQEFRRRQVPQGWLHKMDPLEPVLLFTRPLVPEKLAAAGISVPSDPSTKDEASTPPPCKFRGRVGRGGRIIFDRWNPLLHTPIDCGNSLYLPPKPRSATYN, encoded by the exons atgagcaGGCCGTCGATAAGGCCTCGGCCATTGGACATTCACAAGAAGCTTCCCATAGTCAAGTCTGTCAAGGACTTAGAGGACGACGACACCCCTACTTCATCTTCTACTCGCAACTCTCAGTTGTTCCGCTATGCAAGCTTCGACTCCGCCAATGACGTCCATCCCAGCCCTGCCGCCGTCGCCGCTGCCAAAAGGATCGCCGCCTCTGAGATTCCCACTCCTCAGTTTGTTATCGTTGATACTTACGAGAGAGATTATTCCCGCACTTTCTTTCAGCCCAATTCTTACTTGCGTGCTAGGGGAG CTCGGGCTGAACTCGGAGAGTTTGTGGAGTACGACATTGACAATGAAGACGAGGATTGGCTTGAGGAGTTTAACAGAGACCGCAAGATTCTTGCGCCCGACAA GTTTGAGTGTCTTCTGTTCAAGTTGGAAGTTTTGGATCACAAGGCTCGGGAAAGGGCAGGAGTTATAACACCTACTCTTGGTTCGCCAATCCCTATTCTTCTGCAGCAGGATACTGCTATGGAG GCTCTACAAGCTCAAGCTCCCTCTATCAGATATGCTGTTCTCCAGTCTGTTTATAATTATTGGAAAGAGAAG CGTGAGCGATGGCAAAAGCCTGTATTACGACGTTTACAG CCTCCTCCACCTGTTAATGACACTAATCCATATAATGTCTTTAGGCCAAGGGAGAAGGCTCACAGACTGCACACAAGAAGG ATGCAAAGAAGGGAAAACAATGTGCAGTCATTTGAAAAGCTTCGCCAG GTTAGGCGCAACCTGGACCAAGCGAAGACTTTACTTGAGGCCTTAATTAAG agagaagagaagaagagagaagctATGGAAGCTGAAGTTAGTCTTCAGAGGATCCAAATGAAATATAAG CATGAAACGGAGCTTATGGATGATAGCTTGACTCTTCCTGGATTCCCGCCATCGGCTAATAAGTTTAGTTTAGGGGAAGAGGACTTTCTTGATTCAGATGACATTGTAAACAGCCGTACTGGTATACGGCCTTCTGCAATGCACAATCAGCCTTTGGCAGATTCCAATATGGTATTAATACCCACTGGACACATTAAGCAAGAGTTTAGGCGGCGTCAAGTACCACAAGGATGGCTTCATAAAATG GATCCCCTTGAGCCAGTTTTGTTGTTTACGAGACCTTTAGTTCCAGAAAAGTTGGCAGCTGCGGGCATTTCTGTACCATCCGATCCGTCAACAAAAGATGAAGCTTCTACACCACCACCTTGTAAATTCAGAGGAAGAGTTGGCCGTGGGGGTCGAATAATCTTTGATAGATGGAACCCATTGTTGCACACACCTATTGACTGTGGAAATTCTCTTTATTTGCCTCCCAAACCCCGGTCTGCAACATATAATTGA